GGAGATGTAGTGGTGCATGTCATGCAACCACATATTCGCGCTTTCTATAATCTTGAAACACTGTGGGGAAATAACAACCGTTCACGCGGGGAGTACAGCGACAAACCCCGTCCTTTAGGGCAGGGTAATTAACAAATTACAAGCTTGGTTATTATTTAATTCAGGGCTGACAACTGGGGAAGAATTTTTTAACAGACGGTTGCAAAACCGTCTCCTTTCCTCCCTATGGCTAAAGCTAGGGTGGCTCTCTCGGAGACTTTTGTGAATGAGATTAATTGGCGCGGCATGGCTACCTTGTTCGCCAAGGAAACCCGCCGTTTTCTCAAGGTGCTTGTCCAGACTGTGCTGACGCCGGTCATGATGGCTTTGCTTTATCTGCTGGTATTTCGTCAAGTCCTGGAGGAACATTTTCAACCCTATCCTGGAATTTCTTATGGGGCTTTCCTGGTACCGGGATTGGTGATGATGGTTTTGCTCCAAAATGCATTTTCCAACAGTTCCTCAAGTATCATTCAATCCAAGATGACGGGTAATCTCATTTTCGTATTATTGGCACCGCTCTCACCTGGCGAGCTTTATCTTGCCTTTGTGGCTGCGGCGGTGGTGCGAGGACTATTGGTGGGATTAGGAGTATGGCTCGCTGCCTTTTCATTGGTAACCGTGCCCATGGCGCAGCCATTTTGGGCGTTGTTGTTCGCGGTGCTTGGTGGAAGCATCCTGGGAGCCTTGGGGTTGCTTGCCGGAATCTGGGCGGATAATTTTGATCGCCTGGCGGCTTTTCAGAATTTTGTGATTTTGCCGCTCTCATTTCTTAGTGGTGTTTTTTATTCCCTGCGTGATTTGCCGCCTTTCTGGAAACACGTCTCAGCTTTTAATCCTTTCCTTTATCTCATTGATGGATTTCGTCACGGCTGCATTGGTGTTTCCGACACGAATCCATGGTTTTCCGCTACTATCTCTATTCTGGCAATGGCAATGGTGAGTATTGTATGTATTTACGTGCTCCATAGTGGTTATAAACTTCGCAATTAGATATTATTTGGACTCCCACCCAGCATTTTAGCCTTCTCTTTTTCGTATAATCCGCACAATAGCGCAAGTGATAACCATACAACAATCTTCACTTTCCTTGAAATTGCTCAGAAGTGGTTCAAAAGAATTAGCTCTTGACCTATCCGAGGTAACTCTTGAATCTTTGTTGCATTATCTGAATTTACTCCTTCATTGGAATCGAGTTTATAACCTGACAGCGATAAACGACCCGATGGAGATAGTAATCAAGCATTTGCTGGACAGTCTTGCCGTAATTTCCCACCTTCCTCCTGGTCAAATGTTGGATGTGGGAAGTGGTGCCGGATTACCAGCTATTCCTCTTGCTTTGGCTATACCGGGATTACAGGTAACCGCTCTGGATAGCAACCAAAAAAAAGTTCGATTTATTACTCAGGTGGCCCTGGAATTAGGTATCAAAAATTTGACAGTAGTCCATCAGCGCGTGGAAAACTACTCACCAAAAATTCTCTATGACGTAATAATCGCGCGTGCTTTCGCCAAGGTGTCTGAATTTGTCGCTGCCACTTTTCATCTCCTGGTTCCAGGTGGGCAATGGTTGGCAATGAAGGGAACTCGTCCCGATGCAGAATTAATGACACTGCCGGTAGGATGCAGGCTCAAGGAGGTGATTCCGTTACGGGTGCCAAATCTTGAGGCCGAGCGCCATTTAGTGGCGTTGGTGGCAATTCCTTGATTACGCTAAATTTAGGAGCAGTGACGCATGGCTGATATTCAGGAAACATTTTTGCTTCAACTTACCGAAGATTTGGTCAACAATCGGATAATGTTGCCGACCTTGCCTGAAGTCGCGCTGCGCGTAAAAAAAATAGTGGAAGATGATCGCAGCACTCCCGGAAAAATTGCACGAACAATAGGAAGCGATGCGGCGCTTTGTACACGATTATTGCGGGTTGCCAACAGTACTCTTTATCGTGGCCGATCTCCCATTAAGAATGTGCAAGAAGCAATCTCTCGTTTGGGGATGTCGCAAGTACACAATATTGTCAATGCCCTGGTTATGGAGCAGCTCTATCAGATGGCATCGATCAAGGCACTGCGTCCGCATCTAGCCCGTCTGTGGGCGCATAGTACGCGGGTTGCAGCCGTTGCCATGGTGCTTGCGCGCCGTTACACTAAAATTTCGGCGGAGCAGGCGATGCTTTGTGGGCTTATCCATGACGTGGGAATCCTTCCTATTCTTAGTCGGGCTGAGGAGTATCCTGCTTTATTCAATAACCCCAACATGCTGAACGCACTTGTCACCGATTTACATGGTGACGTCGGCCATACCATTCTTGAATCCTGGCGCTTTCCTGCGGAATTTTCCGCCACCGCCGCCGAGCACGATGATTTGACCAGAGAGAGCGGTCCAGAAAAAAATCTTGGAGATGTCATCCAGGTTGCCAATTTATTAAGTTACGTTGGTACGGATCATCGCCACACGGCGGTTGACTGGAATACGGTACCCGCTTTCACCAAGCTCGGAATTATTCCAGCGATGGGGATCACGGTACTTAAAGAAGCTGAAACCGAAATCCGTGAAACCCAGATAATGCTTGGATGCCAATAAAAACTCAATGCCAATTTTTTAGCGCCGCCATCGAGGCTTTATCATGTTCCTCCACTCCATTAAATATCGATCATTCCTGTCGCTCACTGCCATGGCTGCAACGCTGGCTTGGCTTCCTGCTACCACGCGCGGGGAAATGGCCACTGAATTACCGCAGGTCAACGAGTTCATTGTCGAAATGGCTGCTCGTCATGATTTTACGGTTTCGGCCCTGCGGACAATTTTCGATCAAGTTGTGCTGCGCCCAGAGATTATTGAAGCTATCAGCCGTCCGGCAGAAGGTAAGCCCTGGTTTCAATACCGCGAACTATTCCTCACTCCGGCACGAATTGATGGTGGTATCGAATTTTGGCATAAGCATCGGAGTGCGCTATCAATTGCGCAAACTCGATATGGAGTCGAGGCCGCAGTGATCGTTGCCATTATCGGCGTAGAGACTCGTTATGGCGCTAAAACCGGCACCCATCGCGTCCTGGAGGCATTAACCACGTTAGCTTTTCAATATCCGAAACGCGCTCCTTTCTTTCGTGCTCAACTGGAAGAATACTTACTCCTAACGCGCAATGAAGGAATGGACCCATTACTGGCTAAGGGTTCCTACGCTGGCGCAATGGGGCTACCTCAATTCATGCCTACCAGTTTTAGAGATTTTGCCGTGGATTTGAATGGAGATGGTCATCGTGATATATGGAATAATCCAGATGATGCCATTGGTAGCGTAGCCAATTATTTACATAGCAATAACTGGCAGCCGAGTGGATCAATCGCAGTGCCGGTAGACCTGGCAAAGGATGCTGATCCAGATTCATTGGTGGGGGCCGATCTTAAGCCAAATCTACGCCTGGATCGTTTCCGTTCTTTGGGACTGTTGCCGAGTGAGCCTGTCTCCGGTAATCCTGCTGCGGCCTTGTTGCGCTTAGAGGGAAAAGATGAACCGGAATATTGGCTATGCTTTCAAAATTTTTATGCGATTACTCGCTATAACCGTAGTCCACTTTACGCCATGGCGGTCCATCAACTCGCTCAAGAAATCGCAGCGGGCATGAACGATCACGATTAATGCGTCGCAACTATTGGTATTGACCTAATTCTTTTATAAATACTTTAGAATTGCGCTGCCAGTTGTATAGTGCCTGACGCGCCACGGGTAGACTTTCAAGCGGAGCCGCCGCGAAGCCACGTTCTTGAAACCAGTGAGCGGTATGCGTAGTGAGTACAAACAGGCGTCGGATTCCCTGAATCCGCGCTAGACGCTCAATGTAAGCGAGTAAGAGGTCGCCTCGCCGCTGACGGCGATAATCGGAATGCACCGCCAGACAAGCCAGTTCTCCAACGCTCTCTTCCTGAAAAGGGTGGAAGGCCGCGCAGCCGATAATAGTTCCATCGCGTTCTGCCACCACGAACTGATCCACCTCATTCTCTAGTCGTTCGCGGGAACGACGCACCAGCACTCCTTGAGCCTCTAGGGGGATGATAAGTTCCAGGATTCCGCCCACGTCATCAATCGTCGCCGGGCGCAGATCATCATAACCGCCAGGGTCGATGAGGGTACCGTTGCCGTCACGTGTGAAAAGTTCCATCAATAGCGCGCCATCGGTGTGGCGACTGATCAAATGAACCCGACCCACGCCACGACGCAAGGCGTGGACGGCTCCCCTTATCTGGCTTCTCAGGGGTTCTGCCGCTGTTTCGGGTGAGCTCAACCATTCTTCGGCTTTTTCCAGGGTAAGTTGGGGAATGAGCTTTCCGTCACGGTTTACTACACCAGGACCATCTACCAAAAATATCAGTTTATCGGCGGCAAGTTCCGCTGCTGTGGCCATCGCCACCTCTTCGGCGCTTAAATTGAACACTTCTCCAGTCGGAGAATAACCGATGGGAGGTAGCACCACGATATCCTGTCCATCCAGATGACGCCGCAAGGAATCGGTATCTATCCGGCGTACCTCGCCGGTGTGTTGGTAATCAATCCCGTTGCGTACTCCCAACGGACGGGCGGTGACAAAATTACCGGAAGTGACGCGGATTCGTGCCCCTGCCATCGGAGAGTTGGCAAGCCCCAACGAAAATAATGCCTCGATCCGGGCGCGCACGCTGCCTGTGGCCTCCAGCACGCACATCAGGGCAGCGTCATCTGTGACGCGCAAGCCGTGCTCATAGCGCATTTCCAATCTGCGGGCACATAAGCGCGCCTCAATCTGGGGCCGGGCACCGTGGACCAGCACCAGGCGTACCCCCAGACCGCCGAGCAGCGCCAGATCGTGGACAAGATCTGGAAATCCATCGTCCTGGACAGTCTCGCCACTCAGCGTCACTACGAAGGTGCGACCACGGTGAGCATTAATATAGGGCAGCGCGTTGCGAAGAGACGTAACTATGGTATCGACGCGCGAGCAGGCTGGATGCCGGACTTCTTGGTTTATATAACCGCTATCTGTTGCCATTGGTTTCATTTATCATGGATTACGAATTTGGAGACAGCAATGGATCACAAAATTATAAATAGCCTCACACCGAGACAATCCTTTGAATTCTTGCAACAAAATCCACTGTCGATATTAATCGACTGCCGTTCCTCAATGGAATTTCTGTTCGTCGGACACCCTGTCGGGGCGGTTCATGTTGCATGGATCGATGAACCGACCTGGGATATCAATCCTAATTTTGTTGCCGAGGTCCGTAAGGTAATCCAGGGAAGGACCTCCTCAAACCATCAAGTCGAGGATAATCCACTGTTGCTTATTTGCCGCAGTGGAAAACGTTCCCTCGATGCGGGTAAGGCATTACTTCAAGCGGGTTTTCACGCACTGTATAACATAACCGAAGGTTTTGAGGGTGATCTCGATGACAAACACCAGCGCGGAAATGCAAATGGGTGGCGCTTCCACGGCTTACCCTGGGAACAGTGTTAAATTTATCCCTCTCGAAATCAAGAGATTTTAACCCTTCGAGATCGAAGGGTATCCACGCTACAAAATCTGTCAACGATCCCCCGTTCGAAAGGCTACAAACCACGAATAAGCGAGCGAGGGGAGCCACTCCACAAGGTGTGTATTTGGGTAAAGGCTTCCCGCTGGGAAAGACCAGCAACTTTACAGATTTTGCTATCTTAAGGGGGCGGAGAAACCCGTCCTCTCTTTCCTCCTCGCCCTAAAAGGCGGGATTTTTCGGGGACACTGATGAATATAAAAAATTCAAGTGATGAACTTTCACAGGAAGAAATCATCCTGAGAGCAGTAAAAACTGTTCTGACTAAAGTGATTAGGGACACCGCAGTAGCACCCGGAACGCTTCATCCTTTGACCGCTCCAACGCGCGACGAGATCCGCCATTGTTTCGTGCTCATCACGCAACGCGAGCAGGAGCTTGCCTTGAGCGCCGGACGTCCTGCAACGGATCGTCCGCATTTCAAGGATGAGTCGCCTGTGCCCAAAGATACCGTCATTCCCATTTCTAGTATCAAACGCCCGCGCCGAGAATTTGATGAATGAATCACATAATAAATGAGGTATTTGCCAATGCTGATACCTTATATTCCATAGTAGCGGTGGAAGCGGCCCTCAATCGTCTTGCCGCCGATATTACTATGCGCTTGGCTGATCGCAACCCTTTGATATTATGTGTGCTTACCGGTGGCATTATACCTGTTGGACAATTGCTTCCCCGGCTGACTTTTCCACTTCAACTTGATTATATTCATGCCACTCGTTATGCAAACCAGACCAGCGGCGGGGAACTTACCTGGGTGGCGCGTCCTACTACGTCGTTAGCCGGACGTGTAGTTTTGGTAGTAGATGACATATTGGATGAGGGTATTACCTTGGCGGCTATTCTCAATGACTGTCAAAGCGCGGGTGCCAGCGAAGTTTTGAGCGCTGTATTGGTGCGCAAGGATCGTCCTCGCCAAATAAATTTAGTTCCGGATTTCGTAGGTCTGGAAATCCCAGATTATTATGTTTTCGGCTACGGCATGGACTATCACGGCTATTGGCGTAATGCCGCCGGTATTTACGCAGTCAAGGGGTTATAATCTTGAAATCAGCATCAGGCAAAGTTTTAGCAATTATAGCGGGAAGTGGTTTGACCTCTCTGCCGGATTTAAAAATCACCCAGGTGGATGAAAACATTTCTACTCCTTATGGAGAACCTTCCGGGCCACTCACACATGGTATTCTGTATCAACGGGAGATTCTTTTTCTTGTTCGCCAT
This region of Gammaproteobacteria bacterium genomic DNA includes:
- the argA gene encoding Amino-acid acetyltransferase; translation: MATDSGYINQEVRHPACSRVDTIVTSLRNALPYINAHRGRTFVVTLSGETVQDDGFPDLVHDLALLGGLGVRLVLVHGARPQIEARLCARRLEMRYEHGLRVTDDAALMCVLEATGSVRARIEALFSLGLANSPMAGARIRVTSGNFVTARPLGVRNGIDYQHTGEVRRIDTDSLRRHLDGQDIVVLPPIGYSPTGEVFNLSAEEVAMATAAELAADKLIFLVDGPGVVNRDGKLIPQLTLEKAEEWLSSPETAAEPLRSQIRGAVHALRRGVGRVHLISRHTDGALLMELFTRDGNGTLIDPGGYDDLRPATIDDVGGILELIIPLEAQGVLVRRSRERLENEVDQFVVAERDGTIIGCAAFHPFQEESVGELACLAVHSDYRRQRRGDLLLAYIERLARIQGIRRLFVLTTHTAHWFQERGFAAAPLESLPVARQALYNWQRNSKVFIKELGQYQ
- the mltB gene encoding Membrane-bound lytic murein transglycosylase B; its protein translation is MFLHSIKYRSFLSLTAMAATLAWLPATTRGEMATELPQVNEFIVEMAARHDFTVSALRTIFDQVVLRPEIIEAISRPAEGKPWFQYRELFLTPARIDGGIEFWHKHRSALSIAQTRYGVEAAVIVAIIGVETRYGAKTGTHRVLEALTTLAFQYPKRAPFFRAQLEEYLLLTRNEGMDPLLAKGSYAGAMGLPQFMPTSFRDFAVDLNGDGHRDIWNNPDDAIGSVANYLHSNNWQPSGSIAVPVDLAKDADPDSLVGADLKPNLRLDRFRSLGLLPSEPVSGNPAAALLRLEGKDEPEYWLCFQNFYAITRYNRSPLYAMAVHQLAQEIAAGMNDHD
- a CDS encoding HDOD domain-containing protein; translation: MADIQETFLLQLTEDLVNNRIMLPTLPEVALRVKKIVEDDRSTPGKIARTIGSDAALCTRLLRVANSTLYRGRSPIKNVQEAISRLGMSQVHNIVNALVMEQLYQMASIKALRPHLARLWAHSTRVAAVAMVLARRYTKISAEQAMLCGLIHDVGILPILSRAEEYPALFNNPNMLNALVTDLHGDVGHTILESWRFPAEFSATAAEHDDLTRESGPEKNLGDVIQVANLLSYVGTDHRHTAVDWNTVPAFTKLGIIPAMGITVLKEAETEIRETQIMLGCQ
- a CDS encoding Rhodanese domain protein, encoding MPDFLVYITAICCHWFHLSWITNLETAMDHKIINSLTPRQSFEFLQQNPLSILIDCRSSMEFLFVGHPVGAVHVAWIDEPTWDINPNFVAEVRKVIQGRTSSNHQVEDNPLLLICRSGKRSLDAGKALLQAGFHALYNITEGFEGDLDDKHQRGNANGWRFHGLPWEQC
- the rsmG gene encoding Ribosomal RNA small subunit methyltransferase G, producing MITIQQSSLSLKLLRSGSKELALDLSEVTLESLLHYLNLLLHWNRVYNLTAINDPMEIVIKHLLDSLAVISHLPPGQMLDVGSGAGLPAIPLALAIPGLQVTALDSNQKKVRFITQVALELGIKNLTVVHQRVENYSPKILYDVIIARAFAKVSEFVAATFHLLVPGGQWLAMKGTRPDAELMTLPVGCRLKEVIPLRVPNLEAERHLVALVAIP
- a CDS encoding Transport permease protein gives rise to the protein MAKARVALSETFVNEINWRGMATLFAKETRRFLKVLVQTVLTPVMMALLYLLVFRQVLEEHFQPYPGISYGAFLVPGLVMMVLLQNAFSNSSSSIIQSKMTGNLIFVLLAPLSPGELYLAFVAAAVVRGLLVGLGVWLAAFSLVTVPMAQPFWALLFAVLGGSILGALGLLAGIWADNFDRLAAFQNFVILPLSFLSGVFYSLRDLPPFWKHVSAFNPFLYLIDGFRHGCIGVSDTNPWFSATISILAMAMVSIVCIYVLHSGYKLRN
- a CDS encoding Segregation and condensation protein A, which translates into the protein MNIKNSSDELSQEEIILRAVKTVLTKVIRDTAVAPGTLHPLTAPTRDEIRHCFVLITQREQELALSAGRPATDRPHFKDESPVPKDTVIPISSIKRPRREFDE
- a CDS encoding hypoxanthine phosphoribosyltransferase, whose amino-acid sequence is MNHIINEVFANADTLYSIVAVEAALNRLAADITMRLADRNPLILCVLTGGIIPVGQLLPRLTFPLQLDYIHATRYANQTSGGELTWVARPTTSLAGRVVLVVDDILDEGITLAAILNDCQSAGASEVLSAVLVRKDRPRQINLVPDFVGLEIPDYYVFGYGMDYHGYWRNAAGIYAVKGL